The Zobellia alginiliquefaciens genome contains a region encoding:
- a CDS encoding cupin domain-containing protein — MKKLIVTVLFMLPICVVAQHSDYKVSSYKEEGFKAPNTHYIGEAWLNGVLQADDTTDFNITKATFKANSTLDWHKHSSSQVLIYVDGEGYYQERGKEPVILKAGDVIKCDKDTEHWHASTKDSDVTYLAIYGGEQPTTWTEVVTQEYYDSVADKLKD, encoded by the coding sequence ATGAAAAAGCTAATCGTTACCGTTCTATTTATGCTACCTATTTGTGTTGTTGCCCAGCATAGCGACTACAAAGTGTCTTCGTACAAAGAAGAAGGCTTCAAGGCCCCGAACACCCATTATATTGGGGAGGCTTGGTTAAACGGTGTACTTCAGGCCGATGATACAACCGACTTTAATATTACCAAAGCGACCTTTAAGGCAAATTCTACTTTAGATTGGCACAAACATTCATCATCCCAGGTTCTTATTTACGTAGATGGCGAAGGCTACTATCAAGAAAGAGGAAAAGAACCTGTGATTCTTAAAGCAGGTGATGTGATTAAATGCGATAAGGATACAGAGCACTGGCATGCTTCTACTAAGGATAGTGATGTGACCTATTTAGCGATTTATGGGGGAGAACAACCTACCACATGGACGGAAGTGGTAACACAAGAATATTATGATAGCGTAGCAGATAAATTGAAAGACTGA
- a CDS encoding carboxymuconolactone decarboxylase family protein, producing the protein MKSLRPKPMMRIKKSPKITNILLLTVLIMGFQSNAQETRSKDDALSDQEKSIVKIASHTAQGNLIQLKDVLNEGLNHKLTVNEAKEVLVHLYAYAGFPRSIRGLQTLLEVLEERAAKGIQDDWGPEATPIDDSRTKYERGKTILEELVGRPLEGKPEYQKFSPEMDRFLKEHLFADVFERDVLSYKQRELVTISVIASLGTLEPMLRSHYNLSLNVGWQPWQLKKFTQIIGMTAGEEKGNSADSVLSQVLEKQE; encoded by the coding sequence ATGAAGTCACTAAGGCCTAAACCTATGATGCGTATTAAAAAGAGCCCAAAAATCACGAACATATTGTTGTTGACGGTGTTAATTATGGGGTTTCAATCCAATGCACAAGAAACAAGATCAAAAGACGATGCTTTATCGGACCAAGAAAAAAGCATTGTTAAAATAGCCAGTCATACTGCACAAGGGAATTTAATACAGCTTAAGGATGTGCTCAATGAAGGATTGAATCATAAGCTTACGGTGAACGAGGCTAAAGAAGTGTTGGTTCATCTCTACGCCTATGCCGGATTTCCAAGAAGTATACGCGGTTTGCAAACACTTTTAGAAGTGCTGGAAGAAAGAGCCGCCAAAGGAATTCAAGATGATTGGGGACCGGAAGCCACACCTATTGATGATTCCAGAACCAAATACGAGCGGGGAAAGACTATCTTGGAAGAGCTTGTTGGCCGCCCTTTGGAAGGAAAACCGGAATACCAAAAGTTCTCTCCCGAAATGGACAGATTTCTTAAAGAGCATTTGTTTGCAGATGTGTTTGAGCGGGATGTGCTCAGTTACAAACAGCGGGAATTGGTGACCATTTCCGTTATTGCCAGTTTAGGAACCTTAGAGCCTATGTTGAGGAGTCATTACAATCTTTCGCTTAATGTAGGTTGGCAGCCTTGGCAATTGAAGAAGTTCACTCAAATAATTGGTATGACGGCCGGGGAAGAAAAAGGGAATTCGGCTGATTCAGTCTTAAGCCAAGTCCTTGAAAAACAAGAATAA